One part of the Drosophila teissieri strain GT53w chromosome 3R, Prin_Dtei_1.1, whole genome shotgun sequence genome encodes these proteins:
- the LOC122620737 gene encoding protein bottleneck: protein MSISTFNFQFYNYKLSPSSPGFGSAASRSSSSFISELEMDIDEDMSAQPTITSTPKPRFTSQLAVELGKTEPGNGISPLRPKLHTAQKRWSMELREKVLEMSKRNNGHEKPQTAGQQPLQLEQQQPQEQPLQAEQVQHQQQEPTVTDKINFFNKLTNTFESGFNKLMPQGSATSNRFIAMLRTARPQNVATTTANSSTANSFLGSNHSLSGSVTGQVPPPKPKRLAATTAQFATPLVPGMGVGKGGSQRKCSLRRKPSMDKSRATISRQSSSASVRTQNHAIMEDLSLVVPVRLRIAEYEQRISMSA from the coding sequence ATGAGCATCAGCACATTCAACTTCCAGTTCTACAACTACAAGCTGAGCCCGTCGTCACCGGGATTCGGCAGTGCGGCCTCCcgttcctcctcctccttcatcAGCGAACTGGAAATGGACATTGACGAGGACATGTCCGCCCAGCCCACCATCACATCCACGCCCAAGCCGCGTTTCACCAGCCAACTGGCCGTGGAACTGGGCAAAACGGAGCCGGGCAATGGTATATCCCCACTGCGACCCAAATTGCATACGGCCCAGAAGCGCTGGTCCATGGAGTTGAGGGAAAAAGTGCTGGAAATGTCCAAGCGAAATAATGGCCACGAGAAACCACAAACCGCAGGGCAACAGCCACTgcaactggagcagcagcagccacaggaGCAACCACTGCAAGCGGAGCAagtgcagcatcagcagcaggaacCCACTGTCACCGACAAAATCAACTTCTTCAACAAACTGACCAACACCTTTGAGTCCGGTTTCAACAAGCTGATGCCCCAAGGTAGCGCCACCAGCAACCGCTTCATAGCCATGTTGCGCACCGCCCGTCCACAGAAcgtggccaccaccaccgccaacagcagcaccGCCAACAGTTTCCTGGGCAGCAACCACAGTCTCAGTGGTTCCGTGACCGGTCAAGTGCCGCCACCCAAGCCCAAGAGACTGGCGGCCACCACCGCCcagtttgccacgccccttgtGCCCGGCATGGGCGTGGGCAAGGGGGGCAGCCAGCGCAAGTGTTCCCTGCGCCGCAAGCCTTCGATGGACAAGTCGAGGGCCACCATTTCGCGCCAGAGCTCCAGTGCCTCGGTGCGCACCCAGAACCACGCCATCATGGAGGACCTCAGCCTGGTGGTGCCCGTGAGATTGCGCATCGCGGAGTACGAGCAGCGCATCTCGATGAGTGCTTAG